The Desulfosoma caldarium nucleotide sequence CACCAACGTGGCCGGTTCTCCTCGATAGTTGGGCACGGCATGAATGAGGAAAGCGTAAGGACGATTCCCCACCTTAAGGTGAATATATTGGGGAACGGCAGAGCGAAACACGGAGGCGTAGATACTTGGAGGCCGGTCAAAGGTCTCGGCCAACGTCGATCCCACCACCTGGAGCGCTTTGCCCTCAGGGCGCCCTTCATGCAGGGATAGAATGCTCACATCCGCATCCCCGTGAAGGCGCATGGGCTCCAGGATCTTTTCACCGAGCGAAAACCCCACCTCCAAAAGCCCAACCAGCTGCTCTTGCCAATAGACGGGCACAACCCCGCGAATACCATACCCCGTCGCCCCCCATTCCAACCCATAGACTTCCCGCTCATCCCTGAGGACATCCTGAATCTGCTTTCGCTGCAACCAGAGTTCATCGCCGAATTGATAGAGCCGATGCAAGCGAAGGAACGAGCGCCCCGGAGGCACTTCAAAGTGAAACTGGTAAATGCCGTAATGGCGCCGCATGAATTCATAGGCGGGATAGCACAACTGAAGCAGCCGCATGCGGTCTCGGTCGGCCAAGGCTTTGGCGATTTCCGGGTTTCGAGCAAAGCCGGAAGCCAAGGACACAGCCCACTGGCCCCGCAGTTCCAGGGTGTGCAGAAAGGTGTTGTAGAAGCTTTCAAGCCGTTGGTGTTCTTGGCGCTGAATGAGGGTGTTTTGGCTCAAAATGGCGAGCCAAACCAGGGAGCAGGTCCCGAAAAAAGCGAGGACGATAAAGGGCACGATGAGCCGATAACGCAGAGGCAAGCTTCTCAAGCGTTCCAAAGCCCAGAATCCTCTGTTCGTGTTCCCGAAGTCGACCGTTTTCCAATCACATTCTTTTCTGGGTCGTGCCAAGGCATCGGCGCAGGGCGCAAGTCCGTGCGGGCACGAAACGCCCCGCTCGCCTCCCTTGTGCCGACGCCTTTGAACAGGCTCAGAGAGTCTTTTCAGAATCCTTCCTGGATTCCATAAAGGCACAGGCTTGAGCGAGCCGCCTGATGACCGCCTCCTTACCTAAAATATCCATAATTTCAAAAAGCCCTGGGCTCGCCGTCACTCCCGTCAGAGCCACGCGCACGGGCTGAGCGATTTTTCCCAGCTTGACGCCCATTTCTTCGGCTAATTCTCTGAAAATCTTCTCCACGGACTCTTCGGTAAAACGATCCAGAACCTGCAGGCGTTCCATCAAAAGCCGTAAAGGCCGAATCATGTCTGGGGTGAGAAATTTTCGCGCCGCTTGGTCGTCGTAGGTCACATGATCCACCAGGTAAAAACGTAGCCCTTCGGCCAATTCCTTGAGGGTGCGCGATCGCGGTTGCAGGGTTGCCGCAGCCCGTTCGAGAAACGTGGCGTCTTTTTCTGGCAAGGACATCTCTCGAAGAAACGGCTGGATCAAGCTTTGAAGCTCTTCTGGGCTTTTCTTCCGAAGGTAATGAGCGTTCAGCCACAGAAGCTTTTCCATGTCGAAAACACTCGCCGATGAGCCCACATGGTCCAGCTCGAATTTTTCGACCAGTTCCTCTCGGCTGAAAATTTCCTGATCCCCATAGGACCACCCAAGGCGCACCAGGTAGTTGACCAGGGCTTCCGGCAAGAACCCCATTTCTTTGTAAGCCATGACTGAGGTGGCACCGTGGCGCTTGGAAAGGCGCGTGCGATCCTGGCCGAGGATCATCGGCACATGGGCAAATCGAGGCAACGGGGCGCCCAGAGCCTGGTAGAGCAGAATCTGGCGCGGCGTGTTGTTCACATGGTCGTCGCCGCGGATCACATGGGTGATGCCCATGGAGACATCATCCACCACCACGGCGAAGTTGTAGGTGGGCATGCCGTCACTTCGAAAAAGAACCAGATCGTCCAGTTCCGCGTTGTCAAATTCAATGGGCCCCTTGATCACGTCGTTAAGGACCGTTGTGCCGACCTGAGGACAGCGAAAGCGGACCACGCGACCAGGCCCGGGTCCCA carries:
- the gltX gene encoding glutamate--tRNA ligase; translated protein: YREYLQKLLDTGHAYYCDCSAEDVQRRRQEALKAGRKPKYDGRCRERGLGPGPGRVVRFRCPQVGTTVLNDVIKGPIEFDNAELDDLVLFRSDGMPTYNFAVVVDDVSMGITHVIRGDDHVNNTPRQILLYQALGAPLPRFAHVPMILGQDRTRLSKRHGATSVMAYKEMGFLPEALVNYLVRLGWSYGDQEIFSREELVEKFELDHVGSSASVFDMEKLLWLNAHYLRKKSPEELQSLIQPFLREMSLPEKDATFLERAAATLQPRSRTLKELAEGLRFYLVDHVTYDDQAARKFLTPDMIRPLRLLMERLQVLDRFTEESVEKIFRELAEEMGVKLGKIAQPVRVALTGVTASPGLFEIMDILGKEAVIRRLAQACAFMESRKDSEKTL